A genomic window from Qipengyuania oceanensis includes:
- a CDS encoding type II secretion system F family protein, whose product MSITQLLLLVGGLTTLIFVGYLAYAGPSAAKESQRRLQALRYRHSESTSTKVESQLKKAIAARKPKMHRIAGSGSRLEALEGRLDRTGKSWTVQQYIYVSLGIALFITLVVFLRTNALLMSLVVGLFVGVGLPHFIVGRFIKKRTEAFNTKFPDAIELLVRGLRSGLPVTETLAVVAQEVPGPVGQEFKAVVDRIKVGRTMEESLQETADRLAIAEFNFFTITLAIQRETGGNLAETLSNLSDVLRKRAQMKLKIRAMSSESKASAYIVGALPFIVFGLVWWINPKYLAGFFTDDRLIVTGLGGLVWMSIGAFIMAKMVSFEI is encoded by the coding sequence ATGAGCATTACCCAGCTGCTGCTCCTCGTGGGTGGTTTGACGACCCTGATTTTCGTGGGCTACCTGGCCTACGCCGGCCCGTCGGCTGCCAAGGAAAGCCAGCGGCGCTTGCAGGCGCTGCGCTATCGCCATTCCGAAAGCACCAGCACCAAGGTCGAATCGCAGCTCAAGAAGGCGATCGCCGCCCGCAAGCCCAAGATGCACCGCATCGCCGGGTCGGGTTCGCGGCTGGAAGCGCTCGAAGGGCGCCTCGACCGGACCGGCAAGAGCTGGACCGTACAGCAGTACATCTACGTGTCGCTCGGCATCGCGCTGTTCATCACGCTGGTGGTGTTCCTGCGCACCAACGCCCTGCTGATGTCGCTGGTCGTCGGCCTGTTCGTCGGCGTGGGCCTGCCCCACTTCATCGTCGGCCGCTTCATCAAGAAGCGGACCGAGGCGTTCAACACCAAGTTTCCCGACGCGATCGAACTGCTCGTGCGCGGCCTTCGCTCGGGTCTGCCGGTGACGGAAACCCTCGCCGTCGTGGCGCAGGAAGTCCCGGGTCCGGTGGGCCAGGAATTCAAGGCCGTCGTCGACCGCATCAAGGTCGGCCGCACGATGGAGGAATCTCTGCAGGAAACCGCCGACAGGCTGGCGATCGCGGAATTCAACTTCTTCACGATCACGCTCGCCATCCAGCGCGAGACCGGCGGCAATCTGGCCGAGACGCTGTCCAACCTATCGGACGTGCTGCGTAAGCGCGCCCAGATGAAGCTGAAGATCCGCGCCATGAGCTCGGAATCGAAAGCATCGGCCTACATCGTCGGCGCGCTGCCGTTCATCGTCTTCGGCCTGGTCTGGTGGATCAACCCCAAATACCTCGCCGGGTTCTTCACCGACGATCGCCTGATCGTGACCGGCCTCGGCGGCCTCGTATGGATGAGCATCGGCGCCTTCATCATGGCCAAGATGGTCAGCTTCGAAATCTGA
- a CDS encoding type II secretion system F family protein, producing the protein MIDNPAGPTLLGFDVILVGTILAGIAAFAMIMAVYAAITVKDPMAKRVKSLNARRDELKAGIVTANAKKRQSLVRRTDTTDKIKEALNSMKVLQPSQIEAVQQKLAHAGIRNKELAVFVIMARLVLPIVFGLLGFYLFYMSDMFPKWGDFKRFGGLAGTVILGYKAPELFLSNLSTKRSDAIRKGLPDALDLLVICAEAGLTVDAAFNRVAKELGRAYPELGDEFALTAIELSFLNERRKAFNNLAYRVDLEAVRGVVTTMIQTERYGTPLASALRVLSAEFRNERMMRAEEKAARLPAIMTVPLILFILPVLFIVILGPAACSIADAFSAKPGRG; encoded by the coding sequence ATGATCGACAATCCAGCCGGCCCCACGCTCCTAGGCTTCGACGTCATTCTCGTCGGCACGATCCTTGCCGGGATCGCCGCCTTCGCGATGATCATGGCGGTCTATGCCGCCATCACCGTGAAGGACCCGATGGCCAAGCGCGTCAAGTCGCTCAATGCGCGGCGCGACGAGCTCAAGGCGGGCATCGTCACCGCCAACGCCAAGAAGCGCCAGAGCCTCGTTCGTCGCACCGACACGACCGACAAGATCAAGGAAGCGCTGAACAGCATGAAAGTGCTGCAGCCGAGCCAGATCGAGGCCGTGCAGCAGAAGCTCGCCCATGCCGGTATCCGCAACAAGGAACTGGCGGTCTTCGTCATCATGGCGCGCCTGGTGTTGCCGATCGTCTTCGGCCTGCTCGGATTCTACTTGTTTTACATGTCCGACATGTTCCCCAAGTGGGGCGACTTCAAGCGGTTCGGCGGCCTCGCCGGCACGGTGATCCTGGGCTACAAGGCACCCGAGCTGTTCCTTTCGAACCTTTCGACGAAGCGATCCGACGCGATCCGCAAGGGCCTGCCCGACGCACTCGACCTCTTGGTCATTTGCGCCGAAGCGGGTCTCACCGTCGATGCCGCATTCAACCGCGTCGCCAAGGAACTCGGCCGCGCCTATCCCGAACTGGGCGACGAATTCGCGCTGACCGCGATCGAGCTGTCGTTCCTCAACGAACGGCGCAAGGCGTTCAACAACCTCGCCTATCGTGTCGATCTCGAAGCGGTGCGGGGCGTCGTGACCACGATGATCCAGACCGAACGCTACGGTACGCCGCTCGCCTCGGCGCTGCGCGTGCTGTCGGCGGAATTCCGCAACGAGCGCATGATGCGCGCCGAGGAAAAGGCTGCGCGCCTGCCCGCGATCATGACCGTGCCGCTGATCCTGTTCATCCTGCCGGTGCTGTTCATCGTCATTCTCGGCCCGGCGGCCTGTTCGATCGCGGATGCCTTCTCGGCCAAGCCCGGACGCGGCTAG
- a CDS encoding MarR family winged helix-turn-helix transcriptional regulator: protein MGAKDTLNQPLADFLPYQLSIASNAVSSRISEQYRARFGLKVPEWRIMAVLGDAGHLTQRDLTAATLMDKVAVNRACKVLEDRGLAVRKPNKDDGRSHHLELTEEGRAMHGGIMPLARAMEAEIVSGFTDEELTQFCTFLARVRKSAGELDCDSLDDFAPE from the coding sequence ATGGGAGCGAAAGACACTCTGAACCAGCCGCTTGCGGACTTCCTGCCGTACCAGCTGTCGATCGCTTCCAACGCGGTCAGCAGCCGGATTTCGGAGCAGTATCGCGCGCGTTTCGGTCTCAAGGTACCGGAATGGCGGATCATGGCCGTGCTCGGCGATGCGGGACATCTCACGCAGCGCGACCTGACGGCGGCGACGCTGATGGACAAGGTGGCGGTCAATCGCGCGTGCAAGGTTCTCGAGGATCGTGGGCTTGCCGTGCGCAAGCCCAACAAGGATGACGGCCGATCGCATCACCTCGAGCTGACCGAAGAAGGGCGCGCGATGCATGGCGGGATCATGCCGCTGGCACGCGCGATGGAGGCGGAGATCGTGTCGGGCTTCACGGACGAGGAACTGACCCAGTTCTGCACCTTCCTCGCGCGCGTGCGCAAAAGCGCCGGCGAACTGGATTGCGATAGCCTGGACGACTTCGCGCCCGAATGA
- a CDS encoding crotonase/enoyl-CoA hydratase family protein, translating into MTDYTQIRLEKANGIATLTLYRPEKMNAFTGTMMNEMIAAMDETDADDSVRAVIITGEGERAFCAGADLTPEGGGHVFSDPNPVDDLSDERVRDGGGRLTLRLFKSKKPLIGACNGVAVGVGATMQLPFDIRLASDNARYGFVFARRGIVPEAASSWFLPRLVGMQTALEWCFTGRIFDAAEAKERGLVRSVHPQGELMDAAIGIAREIADNTSAVSVAMTRAMLWRIGGGGHPMDGHRIDSRAIYRLSRSADAKEGIASFLEKRAPAYPDTVSGDMPDFYPWWDEPVYE; encoded by the coding sequence ATGACCGATTACACCCAGATCAGGCTCGAGAAGGCCAACGGGATTGCCACGCTGACCCTGTACCGTCCGGAGAAGATGAACGCCTTCACCGGCACGATGATGAACGAGATGATCGCGGCGATGGACGAAACCGATGCCGACGATTCGGTTCGCGCGGTCATCATCACGGGCGAGGGCGAGCGCGCCTTCTGCGCCGGTGCGGACCTGACGCCCGAGGGCGGCGGCCACGTCTTTTCCGACCCGAACCCGGTCGATGACCTGTCGGACGAGCGCGTGCGTGATGGCGGTGGTCGGCTCACATTGCGGCTGTTCAAGTCGAAGAAACCGCTGATCGGCGCCTGCAACGGCGTGGCCGTGGGCGTGGGCGCGACGATGCAACTGCCGTTCGACATCCGGCTTGCGAGCGACAATGCGCGCTACGGCTTCGTCTTCGCCCGGCGCGGCATCGTGCCCGAAGCCGCATCGAGCTGGTTCCTGCCGCGGCTCGTCGGAATGCAGACCGCGCTGGAATGGTGCTTCACCGGACGGATCTTCGACGCGGCAGAGGCGAAGGAGCGCGGGCTCGTGCGCTCGGTCCACCCGCAAGGCGAGCTGATGGACGCAGCGATCGGTATCGCTCGCGAGATCGCCGACAACACCTCGGCCGTATCGGTCGCGATGACCCGGGCGATGCTGTGGCGGATCGGCGGTGGCGGCCACCCGATGGACGGCCACAGGATCGACAGCAGGGCAATCTACCGCCTGAGCCGCAGCGCGGATGCGAAGGAAGGCATCGCGAGCTTCCTCGAGAAGCGCGCGCCCGCCTATCCGGATACGGTCAGCGGCGACATGCCCGACTTCTACCCGTGGTGGGACGAGCCCGTTTACGAGTGA
- a CDS encoding NAD-dependent succinate-semialdehyde dehydrogenase, which yields MAQITTNNPATREDIETYDLMSKDEAFSKIEAAHEAFLEWRTRSHEERGEVLRKIAKVLRDNADRISAMMTREMGKLLKDGQTEVEICARIFEYTADEGPSKLADEERTHSGGKKRGIVTYSPIGVIYSIQPWNFPLYQPVRVLAANAMAGNACILKHASICTGSGLLLRDLCLEAGLPEGLFDVVLVDHDVSDAIIQHDKVRAVTMTGSDGAGSHIGKTAAEALKKTVLELGSNDAYLVLEDADIDLAVKTCVMGRLYNNGETCVSAKRFIVTDVVYDEFVEAFVERMKAAKMGDPTSEDTQLGPVSSKEQFDTLVKQVRKSLDGGCTLLCGGDPEDDPDGWYYPATVLADCKPGTPAYDDELFGPVASIIRAKDDEDAMRIANDSRYGLGGGIFTKDEDKAIRLARDHFDTGMIRINSFGAADPNMPFGGVKDSGYGREHGGFGMKEFVNAKAIFLPS from the coding sequence ATGGCTCAGATCACCACCAATAACCCCGCGACGCGCGAAGATATCGAGACCTACGACCTCATGTCGAAGGACGAAGCTTTTTCCAAGATCGAGGCTGCGCACGAGGCTTTCCTCGAATGGCGCACACGCAGCCACGAAGAACGCGGCGAGGTGCTGCGCAAGATCGCCAAGGTGCTCCGCGACAATGCGGACCGGATCAGCGCGATGATGACCCGCGAGATGGGCAAGCTGCTGAAGGACGGGCAGACCGAGGTCGAGATCTGCGCCCGCATCTTCGAGTACACCGCCGACGAGGGTCCGTCCAAGCTCGCCGACGAGGAGCGCACCCACTCCGGCGGCAAGAAGCGCGGCATCGTCACCTATTCGCCGATCGGCGTCATCTACTCGATCCAGCCGTGGAATTTCCCGCTCTACCAGCCGGTGCGGGTGCTGGCAGCCAATGCGATGGCGGGCAACGCCTGCATCCTCAAACATGCCTCGATCTGCACCGGCAGCGGCCTCTTGCTGCGCGACCTGTGTCTCGAGGCCGGCCTGCCCGAAGGCCTGTTCGACGTGGTGCTGGTCGATCATGACGTTTCGGATGCGATCATCCAGCACGACAAGGTGCGCGCCGTTACCATGACCGGCAGCGACGGGGCCGGGAGCCACATCGGCAAGACCGCTGCGGAAGCGCTGAAGAAGACAGTGCTCGAGCTGGGTTCGAACGATGCCTATCTCGTCCTGGAAGACGCCGACATCGATCTGGCGGTGAAGACGTGCGTGATGGGCCGCCTCTACAACAATGGCGAGACCTGCGTGTCGGCCAAGCGCTTCATCGTGACCGACGTGGTCTACGACGAATTCGTCGAGGCCTTCGTCGAGCGGATGAAAGCCGCCAAGATGGGCGACCCCACGAGCGAGGATACCCAGCTTGGCCCCGTGTCGAGCAAGGAACAGTTCGATACGCTGGTTAAGCAGGTCCGGAAGAGCCTAGATGGCGGCTGCACGCTCCTGTGCGGCGGCGATCCGGAAGACGATCCGGACGGCTGGTACTACCCCGCTACCGTGCTCGCCGACTGCAAGCCGGGTACACCCGCCTACGACGACGAATTGTTCGGCCCCGTCGCTTCGATCATCCGTGCCAAGGACGACGAGGATGCCATGCGCATCGCCAATGACAGCCGCTATGGCCTCGGCGGCGGCATCTTCACCAAGGACGAAGACAAAGCGATCAGGCTTGCACGCGACCACTTCGACACCGGCATGATCCGCATCAACTCCTTCGGTGCGGCCGATCCCAACATGCCCTTCGGCGGCGTGAAGGACAGCGGGTACGGCCGCGAACACGGTGGCTTCGGCATGAAGGAATTCGTCAATGCGAAAGCCATCTTCCTTCCCTCGTGA
- a CDS encoding SDR family oxidoreductase translates to MKILVAGATGNTGTRLVKELCERGQQPVALVRKSSDTDKLPDGVTLRQGDLTDLQDDVAEGCEVVVFAAGSGGDTGAEMTDKVDRDGAIRLVDIAAQSGVRRFVMLSSVGADDPDPESELAHYLQAKHDADEHLKASGLEYAILRPVALTDDGPTGSVILGDDVDPKGKAARGDAAVLLADAAEQDDWAGTIRLMQTDY, encoded by the coding sequence ATGAAAATTCTCGTCGCCGGTGCAACCGGCAACACCGGCACGCGCCTGGTCAAGGAACTGTGCGAGCGCGGTCAGCAGCCGGTCGCGCTCGTGCGCAAATCGTCGGACACCGACAAGCTCCCCGACGGCGTTACGCTGCGCCAGGGTGACCTGACCGACCTGCAGGACGACGTCGCCGAGGGCTGCGAAGTGGTCGTCTTCGCAGCCGGCTCGGGCGGCGACACCGGCGCGGAGATGACCGACAAGGTCGACCGCGACGGTGCGATCAGGCTCGTCGACATTGCCGCGCAAAGCGGCGTTCGCCGGTTCGTCATGCTGAGCTCGGTCGGCGCAGACGATCCAGATCCCGAGAGCGAACTCGCGCATTACCTGCAGGCAAAACACGATGCGGACGAGCATCTGAAGGCCAGCGGTCTTGAATATGCGATCCTGCGCCCTGTTGCTCTGACCGACGATGGACCGACGGGGTCCGTCATCCTCGGCGATGACGTCGATCCGAAGGGCAAGGCAGCGCGCGGCGATGCCGCCGTGTTGCTTGCCGATGCCGCCGAACAGGATGACTGGGCCGGCACGATCAGGCTGATGCAGACCGACTACTGA
- a CDS encoding SDR family NAD(P)-dependent oxidoreductase, whose protein sequence is MEVSSKTPAVVTGGASGLGEATARALAAKGAKVAIFDLQEEKGKKVAEEIGGIFCEVNVTDEASVDAGFAKAREAHGQERILVNCAGTGNAIKTAKRDRNTGEISHFPLDAFNWIIQINLVGTFRCIAKSAAGMMTLDPLSEDGDRGAIVNTASVAGEDGQIGQAAYSASKGGVIGMTLPIARDLMSEGIRVNTILPGIFNTPLMNAAPPQVKEALAASVPFPKRLGNAEEYAHLAMTMIENGYFNGEDVRLDGAIRMAPR, encoded by the coding sequence ATGGAAGTAAGCAGCAAGACCCCGGCCGTCGTGACCGGTGGTGCATCCGGCCTCGGCGAAGCGACCGCGCGTGCGCTCGCAGCCAAGGGTGCCAAGGTCGCGATTTTCGACCTGCAGGAAGAAAAGGGCAAGAAGGTCGCCGAAGAGATCGGCGGCATCTTCTGCGAAGTGAACGTGACCGACGAAGCCAGCGTGGATGCCGGTTTCGCCAAGGCACGCGAAGCCCACGGGCAGGAGCGGATCCTGGTCAATTGCGCCGGTACGGGCAATGCCATCAAGACCGCCAAGCGCGACCGCAACACGGGTGAAATCAGCCACTTCCCGCTCGACGCGTTCAACTGGATCATCCAGATCAACCTGGTCGGGACTTTCCGTTGCATCGCCAAGTCGGCGGCCGGCATGATGACCCTCGATCCGCTGTCGGAAGACGGTGATCGCGGTGCGATCGTCAACACCGCGAGCGTCGCGGGCGAGGACGGCCAGATCGGTCAGGCGGCCTATTCGGCGTCCAAGGGCGGCGTTATCGGCATGACCCTGCCGATCGCGCGCGACCTGATGAGCGAAGGAATCCGGGTGAACACGATCCTTCCCGGCATCTTCAACACCCCGCTGATGAATGCTGCCCCGCCGCAGGTGAAGGAAGCGCTCGCCGCCAGCGTCCCGTTCCCCAAGCGCCTCGGCAATGCCGAGGAATATGCCCATCTCGCCATGACCATGATCGAGAACGGCTACTTCAACGGCGAGGACGTGCGCCTCGACGGTGCGATCCGCATGGCGCCGCGTTAA
- a CDS encoding acetyl-CoA C-acetyltransferase produces the protein MPAAYIVDAVRTAGGRRGGRLAGVHPVDLAAKSLDAIVNRTGIDPNAVEDVIMGCVSQGGEQSMQVGRNAVLASKTLPESTPAVTIDRQCGSSQQAIQFAAQAVMSGTQDVVIASGIESMSRVPMGSTAMFHMKEGLGNYKSPGLEEKYPGIMWSQFMGAEMIVKKHGFTKDDLDRFALASHEKAIAATKSAAFEAEIVPVEIETPDGDAMHTVDEGIRFDATLEGIAGVKRLTEDGALTAATSSQICDGSSAALIVSEEALKTYGLTPMARIHNLTVTAGDPVIMLEEPLFATDRALERAGMKIGDIDLYEVNEAFASVPLAWLKHTGADPDKLNVNGGAIALGHPLGASGTKLMATLIHALKARGLKYGLQTMCEGGGVANVTIVEAL, from the coding sequence ATGCCAGCAGCCTATATCGTCGACGCAGTCCGTACAGCCGGAGGCCGCCGCGGCGGTCGCCTCGCCGGCGTGCACCCGGTCGATCTCGCCGCCAAGTCGCTCGACGCGATCGTCAACCGCACCGGGATCGACCCCAATGCCGTCGAGGACGTCATCATGGGTTGTGTCAGCCAGGGCGGCGAGCAGTCGATGCAGGTCGGCCGCAACGCGGTGCTCGCGAGCAAGACGCTGCCCGAATCGACACCCGCCGTTACGATCGACCGCCAGTGCGGATCGTCCCAGCAGGCCATCCAGTTCGCCGCGCAGGCCGTCATGAGCGGGACGCAGGACGTCGTCATCGCCAGCGGTATCGAGAGCATGAGCCGCGTGCCGATGGGCTCGACCGCCATGTTCCACATGAAGGAAGGCCTCGGAAACTACAAATCGCCCGGTCTCGAGGAAAAGTATCCCGGCATCATGTGGTCGCAGTTCATGGGCGCCGAGATGATCGTCAAGAAGCACGGCTTCACCAAGGACGACCTCGATCGTTTCGCGCTCGCTAGCCACGAAAAGGCGATTGCAGCGACCAAGTCGGCCGCATTCGAAGCCGAGATCGTCCCGGTCGAGATCGAAACGCCCGATGGCGATGCCATGCACACGGTCGATGAAGGCATCCGTTTCGATGCCACGCTCGAAGGCATTGCCGGCGTCAAGCGCCTGACCGAGGATGGCGCGCTGACCGCGGCGACATCGAGCCAGATCTGCGACGGCTCTTCGGCTGCCCTGATCGTCTCGGAAGAGGCGCTCAAGACCTATGGCCTGACGCCGATGGCGCGCATCCACAACCTTACGGTGACTGCGGGCGATCCGGTCATCATGCTCGAGGAGCCGCTGTTCGCGACCGACCGCGCGCTCGAGCGTGCCGGGATGAAGATCGGCGACATCGACTTGTACGAGGTGAACGAGGCCTTCGCTTCGGTGCCGCTCGCCTGGCTCAAGCACACCGGCGCCGACCCGGACAAGCTGAACGTCAACGGCGGTGCGATCGCGCTCGGCCACCCGCTCGGTGCGAGCGGGACGAAGCTCATGGCAACGCTCATCCACGCGCTCAAGGCGCGCGGCCTCAAATACGGCCTGCAAACGATGTGCGAAGGCGGCGGCGTCGCCAACGTCACCATCGTCGAAGCCCTTTGA
- a CDS encoding tetratricopeptide repeat-containing sulfotransferase family protein — MSQDAVALLKQFVAALGRNDREGSNEAAFALLAMEAELGKKWHQVAKVLQTNGELTSANKAMRLAVAQTGRSPAMRFEQSAMLAQTGRIADAVDVMRKLPEEFPTPAGHAFIMGTMSVNLNKLEQAEHFLRKALQADPASGQAMLVLANSRKRKQGDPIGDEIVAGVNRVAGAPLIEQAQFHYAAGRVHFDRRETDRAFRHLARGAMLASLERKYDAGRDAEVAQATIDNWPLDAIAKAPQGIGVDTSEALFVTGAPRSGTTLVEQILASHSAVRGGEELGRLPLVARDLANNSAQALQDYSARKSPDTLSELFLHLGRERFPGEGKFVDKALNTSRYIGLLASILPQAKVVWLRRNPMDCAWSIFRTYFVKGQDFSWKQEDIAAYLRIEDRLFEHWSKALPDTILPVEYEALVADPRPQIERILDFCGLPHEDAVFAPHENRRLVTTASVMQVREPIGTQAVGLSDPYSDYLEPFRESYFAD, encoded by the coding sequence ATGAGCCAGGATGCCGTCGCCCTTTTGAAACAATTTGTTGCCGCTCTGGGTCGTAACGACCGTGAAGGTTCGAACGAGGCGGCTTTTGCGCTTCTAGCCATGGAAGCCGAACTCGGCAAGAAATGGCATCAGGTCGCCAAAGTGCTCCAGACCAATGGCGAGCTGACCTCTGCCAACAAAGCCATGCGGCTCGCCGTGGCGCAAACCGGGCGTTCCCCGGCCATGCGCTTCGAACAGTCCGCGATGCTGGCCCAGACCGGCCGGATTGCCGATGCTGTCGACGTCATGCGCAAGCTGCCGGAAGAATTTCCGACCCCTGCCGGCCACGCCTTCATCATGGGCACGATGTCGGTCAATCTGAACAAGCTCGAGCAGGCGGAACACTTCCTGCGCAAGGCGTTGCAGGCGGATCCTGCATCGGGCCAGGCGATGCTGGTCCTCGCCAATTCTCGCAAGCGCAAGCAGGGCGATCCGATCGGTGACGAGATCGTGGCCGGCGTCAACCGCGTAGCCGGCGCGCCGTTGATCGAACAGGCGCAGTTCCATTACGCGGCGGGCCGGGTCCATTTCGACCGGCGCGAGACCGATCGCGCTTTTCGCCATCTGGCCCGCGGAGCCATGCTCGCCTCGCTCGAGCGCAAGTACGACGCAGGCAGGGACGCCGAAGTCGCGCAGGCGACGATCGACAACTGGCCGCTCGATGCCATCGCCAAGGCACCTCAGGGGATCGGAGTCGATACGTCCGAGGCGCTGTTCGTGACGGGTGCACCGCGATCCGGCACCACGCTGGTCGAGCAGATCCTTGCCAGCCATTCGGCCGTGCGCGGTGGCGAAGAACTTGGCCGGCTGCCGCTGGTCGCGCGTGATCTTGCGAACAACTCGGCACAGGCGTTGCAGGATTATTCCGCCCGCAAGTCGCCCGATACTCTCTCGGAACTGTTCCTCCATCTCGGTAGGGAGCGTTTCCCCGGCGAAGGCAAGTTCGTCGACAAGGCACTCAACACCAGCCGCTATATCGGATTGCTCGCCTCGATCCTGCCGCAGGCGAAAGTCGTCTGGCTGCGCCGCAACCCGATGGATTGTGCCTGGTCGATCTTCCGGACCTATTTCGTCAAGGGGCAGGATTTCAGCTGGAAGCAGGAGGATATCGCCGCCTACCTGCGCATCGAAGATCGCCTGTTCGAACACTGGAGCAAGGCGCTTCCCGACACCATCCTGCCGGTCGAATACGAGGCCCTGGTCGCGGACCCGCGCCCGCAGATCGAGCGGATCCTCGACTTCTGCGGACTGCCGCATGAAGACGCGGTGTTCGCTCCCCACGAGAACCGCAGGCTCGTCACCACGGCCAGCGTCATGCAGGTGCGCGAGCCGATCGGGACGCAGGCCGTCGGCCTGTCAGACCCCTATTCCGACTATCTCGAACCGTTTCGCGAAAGCTACTTTGCCGACTGA
- a CDS encoding tetratricopeptide repeat-containing sulfotransferase family protein, translating to MNIEAVKRAVAGFREARQRGDRLPLIDSARVLISERAPIGDQWPNLWSELVTWGEMDLAISAIEEWGRQGGPRDQVAYEKAVILAQVGRTNEAAVLMRQVPDNVPDPLANAHFRGALCSNLDQPDRAEKHFRDAIAIQPRFGRVWVALADLGRLTGDDAAQILRDYTQPFVGEDLDLAAAHSALGSYYHSLKDFERAFEHYRKSHEVSAQSYHYDPAENRESARISASWNRASIAQHSVISDERPRQPIFVAGLPRSGTTLVSQILSAHSAVDGGAELGLSRQLEATVGGFAPHDFERFVAGGGTPESLRDIYLRLAAERIPGSGKFVDKSLNHGRALGPLSALFPDSPVVWMRRDPLDNAWSIYRTWLPRNVISGWAPADIVDHMSVEDELFDHWSKVLGDRMLAVSYADLVADPDRWIDRITRHCGLEPEEAQLRFHEQGGSVLTASAQQVRRPINRAGIGVAEPYREMLGEFTDALARQGREA from the coding sequence ATGAATATCGAAGCGGTCAAACGCGCGGTCGCCGGGTTCCGCGAGGCGCGCCAGCGTGGCGACCGCTTGCCACTGATCGATTCCGCCCGCGTCCTGATCTCGGAACGCGCACCGATCGGCGACCAGTGGCCGAACTTGTGGTCCGAACTCGTCACCTGGGGCGAAATGGATCTCGCCATTTCCGCCATCGAGGAATGGGGTCGTCAAGGCGGCCCGCGCGATCAGGTGGCCTACGAAAAGGCAGTCATCCTCGCACAGGTCGGCCGCACAAACGAAGCCGCCGTATTGATGCGGCAAGTGCCCGACAATGTGCCCGATCCTCTCGCCAACGCGCATTTCCGCGGCGCGCTGTGCTCCAATCTCGATCAACCCGACAGGGCCGAAAAGCATTTTCGCGATGCCATCGCGATCCAGCCCCGCTTCGGGCGGGTCTGGGTCGCTCTTGCCGATCTCGGCCGGCTGACCGGCGACGACGCGGCACAAATCCTGCGCGACTATACCCAGCCATTCGTCGGGGAGGACCTCGACCTCGCGGCGGCGCACAGCGCTCTGGGCAGCTATTACCATTCGCTCAAGGATTTCGAGCGGGCTTTCGAGCATTACCGCAAGTCGCACGAGGTCTCGGCGCAATCCTACCACTACGACCCGGCGGAGAACCGGGAGTCGGCGCGAATTTCGGCAAGCTGGAACCGCGCCTCGATCGCCCAGCATTCGGTGATTTCCGACGAGAGGCCCCGCCAGCCGATCTTCGTCGCCGGCTTGCCGCGCAGCGGCACGACGCTGGTTTCCCAGATTTTGTCAGCCCACTCGGCAGTCGATGGTGGCGCCGAGCTCGGCCTCTCCCGGCAGCTCGAGGCGACGGTCGGCGGCTTTGCCCCGCACGATTTCGAACGGTTCGTCGCCGGCGGGGGTACGCCGGAATCGCTGCGCGACATCTACCTGCGGCTCGCTGCAGAGCGCATTCCCGGCAGCGGCAAGTTCGTCGACAAGTCTCTCAACCACGGCCGCGCGCTCGGCCCGCTCTCGGCGCTGTTTCCCGATTCCCCGGTCGTGTGGATGCGCCGCGACCCGCTCGACAATGCCTGGTCCATCTACCGTACTTGGCTGCCCCGGAACGTCATTAGCGGGTGGGCCCCTGCCGATATCGTCGACCACATGTCGGTCGAAGACGAGTTGTTCGATCACTGGTCGAAGGTGCTCGGAGACCGGATGCTGGCGGTGTCCTACGCCGATCTCGTTGCCGACCCTGACCGCTGGATCGACCGGATTACCCGGCATTGCGGGCTCGAGCCGGAGGAGGCGCAGCTGCGTTTCCACGAACAGGGAGGATCGGTGCTGACCGCCAGCGCCCAGCAGGTTCGCCGCCCGATCAACAGGGCCGGCATCGGTGTCGCGGAACCCTATCGCGAAATGCTCGGCGAGTTCACCGACGCCCTCGCCCGGCAAGGTCGGGAGGCCTGA